GTGCAGCGATCTGCGCGAGCAGCGGGGCAGGCTTTATCATCCCTCGCAATGGTTTCGGGGATTCGGCCGTCTGCTCGCACGTCTGGAAAGCGAAGCGGCCGGGCTGTGGCCCGGCGCAAAATGGCAGAACGCCCCGGCCGATATTATCGGAATGTTCGATAAGCGGCACACGCACCAAACGCTGACGGCGGCAGGCGTTCCCGTTCCCCGTTTGCTGGCGCCGCCGGCGGAACTCCCCGATTACGAGACGCTTTGCGGGATGATGCTGCGAATGAGGATGCACCGTGTCTTCGTCAAGCTTGCATCGGGCTCCGGCGCATGCGGAGTGGTCGCTTACCAGGTCAATCCGGCAACGGGTGCGGAATCGGCCGTAACGTGTCTGGGGGTCGAGCATTTTGTAACGCGTCCTCCGATTTTTTACAATGCCAAAAAGCTGTTCCGCTACACGGATAGACGCGAGATTCGCGTTATGATCAATTGGCTGCTGGGACATGGCGCGCATGTAGAGCAGTGGATCGCCAAAGCTTCGTACGGGGAGCGAACGTTTGACATTCGGCAATTGGTTGTAGACGGTGCTGCCTGTCATACCGTTGCCCGCGTCAGCCGATCTCCAATCACCAATCTGCATCTCGGAAGCACGCGAATGAATCCGGAAGATTTGAAATTGTCTCCCTCCGTTCTGGATGCGGTGAAAAAAAGCGCCGCCGCCGCTGCAGCCTCTTTCCCGGATTCCCGGGTGGCCGGCGTCGACGTTCTGATCGGCAGCGGGAACGCCAAGCCTTATGTGCTGGATATAAATCCGTTCGGCGATCTGCTGTATCACGTTATGCATCAAGGTATGGATCCCTATGAGTGGGAAGTTAGACAGCTTCAGCGGCTATAGAAAAGGTGGGAACTTACTTGCCGGATATGAATCAAATCATCGGCAGCCATGATCTGCTTATGATTACGCTGGACACTCTGCGATACGACGCGGCCGTCCTGGAGGAAGCGAATTGCCCGAATCTGTGCGGCGGAGGGCACTGGGAGAAGCGGCATACGCCCGGAAGTTTTACATACGCGGCGCATCATGCTTTTTTCGGGGGCTTTCTGCCGACGCCGGCGACAACGAATAAAGCGGAGCATGTCCGCTTGTTTCATTCCAAACATACAGGTTTAAAAACGCATCCGCACACGTGGCTTTTCGATGCGCCGGATTTGGTGTCGGGCCTGCAGGCCGAAGGATATCGGACGATTTGTATCGGCGGTGTCATCTTTTTCACTAAAAAGGTGCCTCTGGCCCGCGTACTCCCGGGTTATTTTCAGGAAAGCTACTGGCGCATGAATTTCGGCGTAACCAATCCCCGATCGACGGAGCATCAGGTCAATCATATTTTGAAGCTGCTGGAGCGGGTCGATCCGCAGCAGAAGCCCGGGTTCGACAGTCGGTAGATGCACAATCCGTCTCAAACCCAAGCGGGACAAGGGATGCGGCAGTTGTGGATAACTACGTGTGGTGCCTACATCTTTTGGGGGTCAAGAGAGCGAAATATCCCATATTTGCTGGGGTTCTGCGATTTGCAAGGCCGAAACAATTGCCCGATGTTCGTCCGTTAATTCCGTCCGTTGCCGCAGCTTTCCACCATCCAAACGGTACTCAACCAGATGCAGCGTCTGCATGAGCGAACGAATCTCGCGCCACGTTTGACCGGTTTGGTTTTCTGCAATCCGGATGAGCATCAAGGCCAGCCAGCAAAGCAGGACATGTGCGCGAATCCGTTCTTCTTTCCGGTGGTAGACCGGCCGCAGTTCCAGCGATTGCTTGAGTGTCCGAAACGCTGCTTCCACCTGAAGCAATTGCTTGTACCCGAGTGCCACGTCTTCCGTGGACAAGGTGTCGTCAGAGGTGCGCAGCAAGTATTTGCCGTCCAGATGCTCCATCGCTTTGACGGCGGCCAGATCGATACGCAGATTGCCGCGCTTGTCGGTCTTGAGATACCGTTTGTACGTCGGATGGCTGTGTAGACGGCAGTGTGCCCCGGTATGCGCTTCGCCGTCCAGTTCCTTCAACCGGGCAAGCTCCGTGCGCAGCTGCTCCAGATGCGCTTCGCGCCGGGCGGCATCCCGCTTTGCTTCTTCCGGATTGCGAACGAGCACGTATCGCTTGCGCGCTTCGCCATCCCCCACGACGATCTCCTTGACCTCCAGGTTGTCTCGGATCGTTTTGAAACGTCCCGGATGCGCGAGTGCCGCTTCGACGGTCGGCTTGCCCGACGTCATCTTCTCCCCGGCAATGTAGTGGCCGCCGCTCTGTTGCAGTACGCGCAGATTGTCTTCGGAGGAGAAACCGCGGTCGACGACGGTAATCACACGCCCGAGTTTCCACCCGATCAGATCCTTTTTCACCTGCGGCACAACGTTCATATCCGACGTATTGCCCGGCCACACCCAACAACGAATCGGGATGCCCTCACGCGTGACAGCAAAACCGATGACCACCTGCGGAAGGTCGGGGCGATGGTCTTTCGAATAACCGGTTTTGCGAAAATCGTCTTCGTCGTCCTCTTCCGTCTCAAAATACGTGGAGGTCGTGTCGAAGAACAGCAGATCGACTTCCAGATTCAGCAAATCCGCTACCGTATGGAACACTTCACGCTGGATGCTTTCTTCCGACGTGAGCAGAAAATCCATTGCCCGGTAGCCATGCTGCACGTCAAACGCCGGAAGGTCCGGGATGACCACTTCACGATCCACCCAATCTTCAATCGCCAGCTTGCTGCTTGGTGCCAGCGCCCGATTGGCCACCATGGCAAAGATGGCGCGTTCAACCGGCATGCGGTATTCCCGGTCGGCAAGTCGTCGTGTAATCGCTTCGCCGATACCAAGCTTCTTCCAAAGTTGATCGAGCAGCCATACGCCGCCCAGCGAACGACTGCTAAGGAGCGTAACCGAAGCGGGTTGCGCTGAAGATGGAGAGGGCGCTTGCGGCTCGCCAATAAAACGGTGGATGCTGGCGGCAAGACGTTTCAAGCCCTCCATGTCCAGTTCGTCAGCGCGGCCGAAATGGTACAGGACTTTCGCTTGTGGAGTTCCGGTCACAGGATTTCGCTCATTATGGGCGAGCTGTACGTAACGGGTGATCGAACCGTTTTTATTTTTACGAGAGATTGTTCGTATATACATATCTACAGGATATAATATATACTACAAGAAATGCAACAAAAATATCTAATTATCCACAAAAATTTAGTGCCTACAGTTTTTTGGATTTTTTCGCGTCGTAGTGCCTGTGGAAAAGTCCGAAAAGCCGCGTCAAATCTG
The window above is part of the Paenibacillus hamazuiensis genome. Proteins encoded here:
- a CDS encoding STM4014 family protein encodes the protein MILIGNPDNRRTAGLQRARAKLGLSPAVVVPYLELLEGRTSLTEAANRLEKSSSHACAPSQLRLDAPGENFAVERALLALGAPDAAQDASADRLLPFAFRSDPNPLTVKMCSDLREQRGRLYHPSQWFRGFGRLLARLESEAAGLWPGAKWQNAPADIIGMFDKRHTHQTLTAAGVPVPRLLAPPAELPDYETLCGMMLRMRMHRVFVKLASGSGACGVVAYQVNPATGAESAVTCLGVEHFVTRPPIFYNAKKLFRYTDRREIRVMINWLLGHGAHVEQWIAKASYGERTFDIRQLVVDGAACHTVARVSRSPITNLHLGSTRMNPEDLKLSPSVLDAVKKSAAAAAASFPDSRVAGVDVLIGSGNAKPYVLDINPFGDLLYHVMHQGMDPYEWEVRQLQRL
- a CDS encoding IS1634 family transposase, with translation MYIRTISRKNKNGSITRYVQLAHNERNPVTGTPQAKVLYHFGRADELDMEGLKRLAASIHRFIGEPQAPSPSSAQPASVTLLSSRSLGGVWLLDQLWKKLGIGEAITRRLADREYRMPVERAIFAMVANRALAPSSKLAIEDWVDREVVIPDLPAFDVQHGYRAMDFLLTSEESIQREVFHTVADLLNLEVDLLFFDTTSTYFETEEDDEDDFRKTGYSKDHRPDLPQVVIGFAVTREGIPIRCWVWPGNTSDMNVVPQVKKDLIGWKLGRVITVVDRGFSSEDNLRVLQQSGGHYIAGEKMTSGKPTVEAALAHPGRFKTIRDNLEVKEIVVGDGEARKRYVLVRNPEEAKRDAARREAHLEQLRTELARLKELDGEAHTGAHCRLHSHPTYKRYLKTDKRGNLRIDLAAVKAMEHLDGKYLLRTSDDTLSTEDVALGYKQLLQVEAAFRTLKQSLELRPVYHRKEERIRAHVLLCWLALMLIRIAENQTGQTWREIRSLMQTLHLVEYRLDGGKLRQRTELTDEHRAIVSALQIAEPQQIWDISLS